The following proteins come from a genomic window of Oncorhynchus kisutch isolate 150728-3 unplaced genomic scaffold, Okis_V2 scaffold1525, whole genome shotgun sequence:
- the LOC116366526 gene encoding E3 ubiquitin-protein ligase MARCH3-like isoform X1 — translation MAPSVAAMTPEQLLGPQVCSPVGEIKVLPEEERGEESDPCPQEVMDCYGHSPSMTHSPSTNSLSSEEPFCRICHEGGGVGELLSPCECAGTLAMVHRGCLEHWLTASNSSRCELCHHQYALERLPKPLTEWLGSPAMQHQRRTLCGDVICFLFITPLASLSGWLCVQGAMDLYFSNSMEAVGLMVLTLALFTIYCFWTVVSLRYHIHLFRTWKQTDQRVRLQIPRPARTMHTHHTLNLSFLSKATRKETVV, via the exons ATGGCCCCCTCTGTAGCAGCCATGACCCCAGAGCAGCTCCTGGGCCCGCAGGTATGCAGTCCTGTAGGGGAAATAAAGGTCTTGCCTGAGGAGGAACGAGGGGAGGAGTCTGACCCCTGTCCCCAGGAAGTGATGGACTGCTATGGCCACTCCCCCTCAATGACTCACAGCCCCAGCACCAACAG TCTTAGCAGTGAGGAGCCCTTCTGTCGTATCTGCCACGAGGGAGGGGGTGTCGGGGAGCTGCTCTCCCCCTGTGAGTGTGCAGGGACGCTGGCCATGGTCCACCGAGGCTGCCTGGAACACTGGCTCACTGCCTCCAACAGCAGCCGCTGTGAACTCTGCCACCACCAGTACGCCCTGGAGAGACTGCCCAAGCCACTCACTGAG tGGCTGGGCTCACCAGCCATGCAGCACCAGAGACGGACGCTCTGCGGTGACGTCATCTGCTTCCTGTTCATCACGCCGCTGGCTAGCCTATCAGGATGGCTGTGTGTGCAGGGTGCCATGGACCTGTATTTCAGTAACAGTATGGAGGCTGTTGGACTCATGGTGCTCACCCTGGCTCTCTTCACCATCTACTGCTTCTGGACTGTG GTGTCGCTGCGCTACCACATCCACCTGTTCAGGACGTGgaaacagacagaccagagagttAGGCTACAGATCCCCCGACCAGCACgaaccatgcacacacaccacacactgaacCTCAGCTTCCTTAGCAAGGCCACCAGAAAGGAGACTGTGGTGTAG
- the LOC116366526 gene encoding E3 ubiquitin-protein ligase MARCH3-like isoform X2, producing MAPSVAAMTPEQLLGPQVCSPVGEIKVLPEEERGEESDPCPQEVMDCYGHSPSMTHSPSTNSLSSEEPFCRICHEGGGVGELLSPCECAGTLAMVHRGCLEHWLTASNSSRCELCHHQYALERLPKPLTEWLGSPAMQHQRRTLCGDVICFLFITPLASLSGWLCVQGAMDLYFSNSMEAVGLMVLTLALFTIYCFWTVSQLNSWTHF from the exons ATGGCCCCCTCTGTAGCAGCCATGACCCCAGAGCAGCTCCTGGGCCCGCAGGTATGCAGTCCTGTAGGGGAAATAAAGGTCTTGCCTGAGGAGGAACGAGGGGAGGAGTCTGACCCCTGTCCCCAGGAAGTGATGGACTGCTATGGCCACTCCCCCTCAATGACTCACAGCCCCAGCACCAACAG TCTTAGCAGTGAGGAGCCCTTCTGTCGTATCTGCCACGAGGGAGGGGGTGTCGGGGAGCTGCTCTCCCCCTGTGAGTGTGCAGGGACGCTGGCCATGGTCCACCGAGGCTGCCTGGAACACTGGCTCACTGCCTCCAACAGCAGCCGCTGTGAACTCTGCCACCACCAGTACGCCCTGGAGAGACTGCCCAAGCCACTCACTGAG tGGCTGGGCTCACCAGCCATGCAGCACCAGAGACGGACGCTCTGCGGTGACGTCATCTGCTTCCTGTTCATCACGCCGCTGGCTAGCCTATCAGGATGGCTGTGTGTGCAGGGTGCCATGGACCTGTATTTCAGTAACAGTATGGAGGCTGTTGGACTCATGGTGCTCACCCTGGCTCTCTTCACCATCTACTGCTTCTGGACTGTG agtcagctGAACTCATGGACACATTTTTAA